In Acanthopagrus latus isolate v.2019 chromosome 17, fAcaLat1.1, whole genome shotgun sequence, the following are encoded in one genomic region:
- the LOC119005927 gene encoding histone-lysine N-methyltransferase ASH1L-like isoform X4 has translation MDQRVKGGTPPTTNSTLDPTSAPEDSGQEVAEKKRRGEGENGHVGEKEEEKRGAGRKREGDKGAVLELLIEGRCGSAGQQQLQISGRETSCPEGNVRLRIGLQAKRTKKPPKILESYVCKPTIRTYQRQGRGALARGDGEGGGVGQQQSKTSSAPDEATRDHCSGLDAVQTTSKQTASAAASPPLASSSLSSPSSSSSSSQPLSLSSTFTTASSPASVPAITSQGTKSAKQVPIKLADKPEVNSNGSSERVKKEKVTSVNGQPVPAGHKSCSPTTDRTASSTLSTQCIQALSASEARTEGKTSKKHNGLVQTAKQKGISNGKGSADIIGTSTSSKVKVGKHSSSSVSSVDSSTRPPVSSSSHKELSNKGRPDSPSSLAVNSKPQSSPTADLSSAQSQDQDLEKKREKERKVEKEKRRDKKSKRDRLEAERAKSESRKEEGKKKKKKGKDGKSRHGKEKDERRKTDDIWRDELKTERGKTEKKRDKLSPDRQRTEDNNAKCGETVDGGKLDKTSKVVNPCRADEIDKTDDGCKPVKQAEPATGDTSKSKEQDVSRHSTVPPSHPSSSAPPSLPTPSARAPVSPPSSPQEQDSRPLKKRKARRPSWTKLVHRAQRAENQEAPSDSQHNPSLNFPQNPKTSLPAKATIQQTDESHPAPSSCLTSGSSSVSSATKPSSPKQNHPTSDPSPPVSRCAITPARKRGRPKSHSSSVDEPLPRLSPNAIPAEVPLLGCDRIKKAPVLEPSPILQSAAQFKPSPKKRGRPPKRPLPEDQSGDALNRTEETDRCHPPEKGRQLKIRRLINEMKKRKKRRLQKVILSGYVGKDGRASQAADGETSLRMCKSIETTTVQTLSALSSSFGSTLGPQINVSKRGTIYMGKRRGRKPKTQTAPTVQTSSQNSSQSSLFTNPSETSLFSNQPQPPPSHPFPSPSLTHSSGAQSPYSEGSLTEPTTSLLFPHPFSLPSPSSSCTSPRPPSSSSLSPFVKKSCPCQGRHHFPFHQSSCKLSCPTPPLHHAPGSPGHLKEATPSPRSESHSEETLPSDSGIGTDNNSVSERGEIRGARGMLRLGQGSGVMLGAQRHPSSLIDRPSPVSSPLSHMPRHANPITNSASVERHRDRHRHRRRDYDCSSSCTCMCPCPCPGHNKCTHSDYYPCLGHNALKRQKNKHKKKHQQLHMQDPEFLAELEDLISQFSEVHIGRRGWARTGLGQGFDGSGNAAGGRRHHSSSHSHRSNIFRINLNGFYSPHPSPYSANTSYSPQPFYPCQAVHCNRKPDRRQCSCPSKFQETIENMGFYSSYPPATTLYHHLPSSYPLPSPHQYAPHQSHHAHFLLNPARFHRRRSRLLREGALGGDVEGDIGGGSSGVGGSHLSSGFTSSLSCGCGRSEHKHKHKHRHRHCEQDMDDEEELHEDEEEDGMEREGLASSKSRSGFILGQGEGGRKGARGMGSMLSKESPWLCENGNESFSSTAAATSSSSSAERYKHTSLTSLGLGSSHLSSFGGGWGGLGQSWTKFGGMGGTGFGNSNPSWRSFTGEQRTGRMIASDGEDDDDESAQESQLYRTSPSPTHTNLFTSAAMATGGRGLRSRLAGRNPGSGDRSWRRDEPAWTERREAGLQGDSRSLGLQKSVPTSDSVAGKNKRRPGRPRKHPLPTTVSSPAHSSAAPSMSSPDLLPGHGHNRDGREVGGRKEERGPERDRGGDTAQQVTDFELQARRKRGRKRKHGDSPCHQSVAEDKPEGDTPTECFSQSDADQAPSQPVTIQREERADGPPRKNFLRAGLYSDDYKTTDPPSSQAQQCRESLEYTPEEREYSLLPAPMHVGKYLRLKRIHFQLPYDVMWLWQHNQLQRQPAVPLKRKRRYCRLKERTSSSLRTAGCRDVATFITPRGCRVTRWAKARVHPE, from the exons ATGGACCAGAGAGTGAAGGGGGGAACCCCTCCAACCACAAACTCCACTCTGGACCCCACCTCCGCACCTGAAGACTCTGGGCAGGAAgtggcagagaaaaagaggagaggtgagggggAGAATGGGCATGTaggggaaaaggaggaggagaaaaggggagcagggagaaagagagaaggagacaagGGGGCAGTGCTGGAGCTGCTCATCGAGGGGCGCTGTGGAAGCGCGGGGCAGCAACAGCTTCAGATCTCCGGCAGAGAGACGAGCTGCCCTGAGGGGAATGTACGACTCCGCATCGGACTGCAGGCCAAACGCACCAAGAAACCCCCTAAGATCTTGGAGAGCTACGTGTGCAAGCCCACCATCAGGACCTATCAGAGGCAAGGCAGGGGGGCACTGGCGAGGGGGGATggcgaaggaggaggagtgggccagcagcagagcaaaaCCAGCTCGGCTCCAGACGAGGCAACCAGAGATCATTGCTCAGGCTTGGATGCTGTCCAGACCACATCCAAACAaactgcatctgctgctgcttcaccgCCACtcgcatcatcatcattatcatcgccgtcatcatcatcctcgTCATCGCAGCCACTGTCCTTATCATCGACATTTACGACAGCTTCCAGCCCAGCCTCAGTCCCTGCCATAACCAGCCAAGGGACCAAGTCAGCCAAACAG GTTCCTATCAAGCTGGCCGATAAGCCAGAGGTGAATTCAAATGGCTCATCGGAGAGGGTGAAGAAAGAGAAGGTAACGAGTGTTAATGGCCAGCCTGTCCCTGCAGGACACAAATCGTGTTCGCCCACAACAGACCGGACAGCTTCATCTACTCTTTCCACGCAGTGCATCCAAGCCCTGTCTGCTTCAGAAGCCAGGACTGAAGGAAAGACCTCCAAGAAACACAATGGTTTGGTACAGACGGCAAAACAGAAGGGAATATCGAATGGGAAAGGCTCCGCCGACATCATTGGCACTTCCACCTCATCAAAAGTCAAGGttggaaaacacagcagctcttctgtttcttctgtggACTCCTCAACGAGACCTCCAGTCTCCTCCAGCTCCCACAAAGAACTGTCCAATAAGGGCAGGCCAgactctccttcctctctcgcAGTCAACTCTAAACCACAGTCCTCCCCTACTGCGGATCTCTCCTCTGCCCAGTCCCAAGATCAGGATctagagaaaaagagagagaaagaaaggaaagtgGAGAAAGAGAAACGGAGAGACAAAAAGTCAAAGCGGGATAGACTGGAGGCTGAAAGAGCAAAGAGTGagagcaggaaggaggaagggaagaagaagaaaaagaaagggaaggatGGAAAATCAAGACACGGTAAAGAAAAGGATGAAAGACGTAAGACTGATGATATATGGAGGGATGAGCTGAAGACTGAAAGAGGAAAGACTGAGAAAAAGAGGGACAAACTCAGCCCAGACAGGCAGAGGACAGAGGATAATAATGCAAAATGTGGTGAAACAGTTGATGGTGGCAAACTAGATAAAACCAGCAAAGTAGTGAATCCATGCAGAGCAGATGAGATAGACAAGACAGATGACGGTTGCAAGCCAGTTAAACAAGCTGAGCCTGCAACAGGTGATACCAGTAAATCAAAAGAACAGGACGTCTCAAGACATTCAACTGTGCCTCCAAGCCAcccctcttcttctgctcctccctctctgcccaCTCCTTCTGCCCGTGCCCCTGTTTCCCCCCCTTCTTCCCCCCAAGAGCAGGACAGCCGCCCGCTGAAGAAACGTAAAGCCAGACGGCCCAGCTGGACCAAGCTGGTGCACAGAGCTCAGAGAGCGGAAAATCAGGAAGCCCCTTCAGATTCCCAACATAATCCTTCGCTAAATTTTCCCCAGAACCCAAAAACATCACTTCCTGCCAAGGCCACAATTCAGCAGACTGATGAATCACACCCAGCTCCCTCTAGCTGCTTAACCAGCggctcctcctccgtctcttctgCAACCAAACCTTCATCTCCCAAGCAGAATCACCCCACATCAGATCCAAGCCCCCCTGTTTCCAGATGCGCCATCACCCCTGCCCGAAAAAGGGGCCGCCCTAAATCCCACAGCTCTAGTGTAGATGAACCTCTCCCTAGACTTTCACCAAATGCCATCCCAGCTGAGGTGCCTCTTCTGGGGTGTGACAGAATTAAGAAAGCGCCCGTGCTGGAGCCAAGTCCAATCCTGCAAAGTGCTGCTCAGTTTAAACCCAGCCCCAAGAAGCGTGGCCGTCCTCCCAAACGACCCCTCCCCGAAGACCAGAGCGGAGATGCACTGAATCGCACTGAAGAAACGGACAGATGTCATCCTCCTGAGAAGGGCAGGCAGCTAAAGATCAGGAGGCTGATTAatgagatgaagaaaagaaagaagaggagactCCAAAAGGTAATTCTGTCTGGGTATGTAGGGAAGGATGGACGGGCTAGCCAGGCAGCAGATGGTGAGACCTCTTTGAGAATGTGTAAATCAATAGAGACGACAACAGTACAAACGCTTTCGGCCCTGTCCTCGTCCTTTGGGAGTACCCTGGGCCCTCAGATCAATGTGAGCAAGAGAGGGACCATCTACATGGGAAAGAGGCGAGGACGCAAGCCTAAAACCCAGACTGCTCCGACAGTCCAAACCAGCTCCCAGAACTCCTCTCAGTCGTCACTGTTTACCAACCCCTCTGAAACATCTCTCTTCTCCAACCAGCCCcagcctcctccctctcacccattcccctccccttctctcacCCACTCCAGCGGGGCCCAGAGCCCTTACAGCGAAGGCAGCCTCACAGAACCAACAACCTCCCTACTTTTTCCTCAccccttctccctcccctccccgtcATCCTCCTGTACCTCCCCgcgtcctccctcctcctcatccctctctccctttgtgAAGAAGAGTTGTCCGTGTCAGGGAAGGCATCACTTCCCCTTTCACCAGTCGTCATGTAAGCTCTCCTGCCCTACTCCTCCACTGCATCACGCTCCCGGCTCCCCCGGCCACCTGAAAGAGGCCACACCCTCACCCAGGAGCGAATCACACAGTGAAGAGACACTGCCTAGCGATAGCGGGATTGGAACAGATAACAACAGCGTTTCTGAGCGAGGGGAGATTCGGGGCGCTCGAGGCATGCTTAGGTTGGGTCAGGGGTCAGGAGTGATGCTGGGAGCTCAAAGGCACCCTTCCTCTCTTATCGACCgtccctctcctgtctcctcacccCTGTCTCACATGCCCAGACATGCAAACCCCATCACCAACTCAGCATCTGTGGAGCGGCACCGAGACAGACACAGGCACAGGCGGAGGGATTACgactgttcctcctcctgtacTTGCATGTGCCCATGCCCGTGCCCAGGACACAACAAGTGCACTCATTCAGATTACTACCCTTGCCTTGGGCACAATGCACTGAAgcgacagaaaaataaacacaaaaagaagcaccagcagctgcacaTGCAGGATCCAGAGTTTCTGGCTGAGCTAGAAGACCTGATCAGTCAGTTCAGCGAGGTCCATATTGGACGGCGAGGTTGGGCGAGGACAGGACTGGGACAAGGCTTTGATGGGAGTGGGAACGCAGCTGGAGGAAGGCGccatcactcctcctcccaTTCGCACCGCTCCAACATCTTCAGGATCAATCTGAATGGCTTCTACTCACCTCACCCTTCACCTTACTCTGCTAATACCTCCTACTCCCCGCAGCCCTTCTACCCCTGCCAGGCTGTGCATTGTAACAGGAAGCCAGACCGCAGGCAATGTAGCTGCCCATCAAAGTTTCAGGAGACCATTGAAAATATGGGATTTTACAGCAGCTACCCCCCGGCCACAACACTTTACCACCACCTCCCCAGCTCCTACCCTCTTCCCTCCCCGCACCAGTATGCTCCCCATCAGTCCCATCATGCCCACTTTCTCCTCAACCCCGCCAGGTTCCACAGGCGGAGGAGCAGGTTGCTGAGGGAAGGAGCTTTGGGAGGAGATGTGGAGGGAGACATAGGTGGAGGAAGCAGTGGAGTAGGAGGCTCACACCTCAGCTCAGGGTTCACATCCAGCCTCTCGTGTGGCTGTGGGAGGagcgaacacaaacacaagcataaACACCGCCACAGGCACTGCGAGCAAGATATGGATGACGAGGAGGAGTTgcacgaggacgaggaggaagacgggatggagagagaggggttgGCCAGTTCAAAGTCAAGGTCAGGGTTCATTTTGGGccaaggagaaggaggaaggaaaggggCAAGAGGAATGGGGAGTATGCTGTCTAAAGAATCACCTTGGTTATGTGAGAACGGAAATGAGtccttctcctccactgctgccgccacgtcatcatcatcctcagcagagaggtacaaacacacatcccTCACATCGCTGGGGCTGGGCTCCTCTCACCTGTCGTCATTCGGTGGAGGCTGGGGCGGACTGGGCCAGAGCTGGACAAAATTTGGTGGCATGGGAGGGACAGGATTTGGGAACTCAAACCCCAGCTGGAGAAGCTTCACCGGGGAGCAACGCACAGGCCGAATGATTGCATCAGACGGAGAGGACGACGACGACGAGTCCGCTCAAGAGTCACAGTTGTATAGAACGTCGCCATCCCCAACGCACACCAACCTGTTCACAtctgctgccatggcaacagggggGAGGGGTCTGAGGAGCAGATTGGCCGGGAGGAATCCAGGAAGTGGAGACAGGTCATGGAGGAGAGATGAGCCAGcttggacagagaggagagaagcag GTTTACAAGGTGACTCGAGAAGCCTGGGGCTGCAGAAAAGTGTGCCAACGTCAGACAGTGTGgcagggaaaaacaaaaggaggccAGGGCGGCCCAGAAAGCACCCACTGCCCACCACCGTATCCTCCCCCGCGCACTcatctgcagctccctccatgTCATCGCCTGACCTCTTGCCAGGACACGGCCACAACAGAGATGGGAGAGAAgtgggagggagaaaagaggagagagggccAGAGAGAGATCGAGGAGGCGACACAGCGCAGCAGGTGACAGATTTTGAGCTGCAGgccaggaggaagagaggacggAAGAGAAAACATGGTGACTCTCCTTGTCATCAGAG CGTCGCCGAGGATAAACCCGAGGGTGACACCCCCACTGAATGTTTTAGCCAATCAGATGCTGACCAGGCTCCTTCCCAACCAGTTACCATCCAAAGAGAGGAGCGAGCAGATGGTCCTCCCAGGAAGAACTTTCTGAGGGCAGGACTTTACTCTGATGATTACAAAACCACAGA tcccccctcctcccaaGCCCAGCAGTGCAGAGAGAGTTTGGAGTACACACCAGAGGAGCGTGAATACAGCCTTTTACCTGCTCCCATGCATGTTG GGAAGTACCTGCGGCTGAAGAGGATTCATTTCCAGTTACCTTATGATGTTATGTGGCTGTGGCAGCACAATCAG CTTCAGAGGCAGCCTGCTGTCCCCCTGAAGAGGAAGCGGCGCTACT GCCGGCTGAAGGAGAGGACTTCATCCTCTCTCAGGACAGCG GGTTGCAGGGATGTTGCCACTTTTATCACCCCAAGGGGTTGCAGGGTTACTCGATGGGCGAAGGCAAGGGTACACCCTGaatga
- the LOC119005927 gene encoding histone-lysine N-methyltransferase ASH1L-like isoform X5 yields MDQRVKGGTPPTTNSTLDPTSAPEDSGQEVAEKKRRGEGENGHVGEKEEEKRGAGRKREGDKGAVLELLIEGRCGSAGQQQLQISGRETSCPEGNVRLRIGLQAKRTKKPPKILESYVCKPTIRTYQRQGRGALARGDGEGGGVGQQQSKTSSAPDEATRDHCSGLDAVQTTSKQTASAAASPPLASSSLSSPSSSSSSSQPLSLSSTFTTASSPASVPAITSQGTKSAKQVPIKLADKPEVNSNGSSERVKKEKVTSVNGQPVPAGHKSCSPTTDRTASSTLSTQCIQALSASEARTEGKTSKKHNGLVQTAKQKGISNGKGSADIIGTSTSSKVKVGKHSSSSVSSVDSSTRPPVSSSSHKELSNKGRPDSPSSLAVNSKPQSSPTADLSSAQSQDQDLEKKREKERKVEKEKRRDKKSKRDRLEAERAKSESRKEEGKKKKKKGKDGKSRHGKEKDERRKTDDIWRDELKTERGKTEKKRDKLSPDRQRTEDNNAKCGETVDGGKLDKTSKVVNPCRADEIDKTDDGCKPVKQAEPATGDTSKSKEQDVSRHSTVPPSHPSSSAPPSLPTPSARAPVSPPSSPQEQDSRPLKKRKARRPSWTKLVHRAQRAENQEAPSDSQHNPSLNFPQNPKTSLPAKATIQQTDESHPAPSSCLTSGSSSVSSATKPSSPKQNHPTSDPSPPVSRCAITPARKRGRPKSHSSSVDEPLPRLSPNAIPAEVPLLGCDRIKKAPVLEPSPILQSAAQFKPSPKKRGRPPKRPLPEDQSGDALNRTEETDRCHPPEKGRQLKIRRLINEMKKRKKRRLQKVILSGYVGKDGRASQAADGETSLRMCKSIETTTVQTLSALSSSFGSTLGPQINVSKRGTIYMGKRRGRKPKTQTAPTVQTSSQNSSQSSLFTNPSETSLFSNQPQPPPSHPFPSPSLTHSSGAQSPYSEGSLTEPTTSLLFPHPFSLPSPSSSCTSPRPPSSSSLSPFVKKSCPCQGRHHFPFHQSSCKLSCPTPPLHHAPGSPGHLKEATPSPRSESHSEETLPSDSGIGTDNNSVSERGEIRGARGMLRLGQGSGVMLGAQRHPSSLIDRPSPVSSPLSHMPRHANPITNSASVERHRDRHRHRRRDYDCSSSCTCMCPCPCPGHNKCTHSDYYPCLGHNALKRQKNKHKKKHQQLHMQDPEFLAELEDLISQFSEVHIGRRGWARTGLGQGFDGSGNAAGGRRHHSSSHSHRSNIFRINLNGFYSPHPSPYSANTSYSPQPFYPCQAVHCNRKPDRRQCSCPSKFQETIENMGFYSSYPPATTLYHHLPSSYPLPSPHQYAPHQSHHAHFLLNPARFHRRRSRLLREGALGGDVEGDIGGGSSGVGGSHLSSGFTSSLSCGCGRSEHKHKHKHRHRHCEQDMDDEEELHEDEEEDGMEREGLASSKSRSGFILGQGEGGRKGARGMGSMLSKESPWLCENGNESFSSTAAATSSSSSAERYKHTSLTSLGLGSSHLSSFGGGWGGLGQSWTKFGGMGGTGFGNSNPSWRSFTGEQRTGRMIASDGEDDDDESAQESQLYRTSPSPTHTNLFTSAAMATGGRGLRSRLAGRNPGSGDRSWRRDEPAWTERREAGLQGDSRSLGLQKSVPTSDSVAGKNKRRPGRPRKHPLPTTVSSPAHSSAAPSMSSPDLLPGHGHNRDGREVGGRKEERGPERDRGGDTAQQVTDFELQARRKRGRKRKHGDSPCHQSTVC; encoded by the exons ATGGACCAGAGAGTGAAGGGGGGAACCCCTCCAACCACAAACTCCACTCTGGACCCCACCTCCGCACCTGAAGACTCTGGGCAGGAAgtggcagagaaaaagaggagaggtgagggggAGAATGGGCATGTaggggaaaaggaggaggagaaaaggggagcagggagaaagagagaaggagacaagGGGGCAGTGCTGGAGCTGCTCATCGAGGGGCGCTGTGGAAGCGCGGGGCAGCAACAGCTTCAGATCTCCGGCAGAGAGACGAGCTGCCCTGAGGGGAATGTACGACTCCGCATCGGACTGCAGGCCAAACGCACCAAGAAACCCCCTAAGATCTTGGAGAGCTACGTGTGCAAGCCCACCATCAGGACCTATCAGAGGCAAGGCAGGGGGGCACTGGCGAGGGGGGATggcgaaggaggaggagtgggccagcagcagagcaaaaCCAGCTCGGCTCCAGACGAGGCAACCAGAGATCATTGCTCAGGCTTGGATGCTGTCCAGACCACATCCAAACAaactgcatctgctgctgcttcaccgCCACtcgcatcatcatcattatcatcgccgtcatcatcatcctcgTCATCGCAGCCACTGTCCTTATCATCGACATTTACGACAGCTTCCAGCCCAGCCTCAGTCCCTGCCATAACCAGCCAAGGGACCAAGTCAGCCAAACAG GTTCCTATCAAGCTGGCCGATAAGCCAGAGGTGAATTCAAATGGCTCATCGGAGAGGGTGAAGAAAGAGAAGGTAACGAGTGTTAATGGCCAGCCTGTCCCTGCAGGACACAAATCGTGTTCGCCCACAACAGACCGGACAGCTTCATCTACTCTTTCCACGCAGTGCATCCAAGCCCTGTCTGCTTCAGAAGCCAGGACTGAAGGAAAGACCTCCAAGAAACACAATGGTTTGGTACAGACGGCAAAACAGAAGGGAATATCGAATGGGAAAGGCTCCGCCGACATCATTGGCACTTCCACCTCATCAAAAGTCAAGGttggaaaacacagcagctcttctgtttcttctgtggACTCCTCAACGAGACCTCCAGTCTCCTCCAGCTCCCACAAAGAACTGTCCAATAAGGGCAGGCCAgactctccttcctctctcgcAGTCAACTCTAAACCACAGTCCTCCCCTACTGCGGATCTCTCCTCTGCCCAGTCCCAAGATCAGGATctagagaaaaagagagagaaagaaaggaaagtgGAGAAAGAGAAACGGAGAGACAAAAAGTCAAAGCGGGATAGACTGGAGGCTGAAAGAGCAAAGAGTGagagcaggaaggaggaagggaagaagaagaaaaagaaagggaaggatGGAAAATCAAGACACGGTAAAGAAAAGGATGAAAGACGTAAGACTGATGATATATGGAGGGATGAGCTGAAGACTGAAAGAGGAAAGACTGAGAAAAAGAGGGACAAACTCAGCCCAGACAGGCAGAGGACAGAGGATAATAATGCAAAATGTGGTGAAACAGTTGATGGTGGCAAACTAGATAAAACCAGCAAAGTAGTGAATCCATGCAGAGCAGATGAGATAGACAAGACAGATGACGGTTGCAAGCCAGTTAAACAAGCTGAGCCTGCAACAGGTGATACCAGTAAATCAAAAGAACAGGACGTCTCAAGACATTCAACTGTGCCTCCAAGCCAcccctcttcttctgctcctccctctctgcccaCTCCTTCTGCCCGTGCCCCTGTTTCCCCCCCTTCTTCCCCCCAAGAGCAGGACAGCCGCCCGCTGAAGAAACGTAAAGCCAGACGGCCCAGCTGGACCAAGCTGGTGCACAGAGCTCAGAGAGCGGAAAATCAGGAAGCCCCTTCAGATTCCCAACATAATCCTTCGCTAAATTTTCCCCAGAACCCAAAAACATCACTTCCTGCCAAGGCCACAATTCAGCAGACTGATGAATCACACCCAGCTCCCTCTAGCTGCTTAACCAGCggctcctcctccgtctcttctgCAACCAAACCTTCATCTCCCAAGCAGAATCACCCCACATCAGATCCAAGCCCCCCTGTTTCCAGATGCGCCATCACCCCTGCCCGAAAAAGGGGCCGCCCTAAATCCCACAGCTCTAGTGTAGATGAACCTCTCCCTAGACTTTCACCAAATGCCATCCCAGCTGAGGTGCCTCTTCTGGGGTGTGACAGAATTAAGAAAGCGCCCGTGCTGGAGCCAAGTCCAATCCTGCAAAGTGCTGCTCAGTTTAAACCCAGCCCCAAGAAGCGTGGCCGTCCTCCCAAACGACCCCTCCCCGAAGACCAGAGCGGAGATGCACTGAATCGCACTGAAGAAACGGACAGATGTCATCCTCCTGAGAAGGGCAGGCAGCTAAAGATCAGGAGGCTGATTAatgagatgaagaaaagaaagaagaggagactCCAAAAGGTAATTCTGTCTGGGTATGTAGGGAAGGATGGACGGGCTAGCCAGGCAGCAGATGGTGAGACCTCTTTGAGAATGTGTAAATCAATAGAGACGACAACAGTACAAACGCTTTCGGCCCTGTCCTCGTCCTTTGGGAGTACCCTGGGCCCTCAGATCAATGTGAGCAAGAGAGGGACCATCTACATGGGAAAGAGGCGAGGACGCAAGCCTAAAACCCAGACTGCTCCGACAGTCCAAACCAGCTCCCAGAACTCCTCTCAGTCGTCACTGTTTACCAACCCCTCTGAAACATCTCTCTTCTCCAACCAGCCCcagcctcctccctctcacccattcccctccccttctctcacCCACTCCAGCGGGGCCCAGAGCCCTTACAGCGAAGGCAGCCTCACAGAACCAACAACCTCCCTACTTTTTCCTCAccccttctccctcccctccccgtcATCCTCCTGTACCTCCCCgcgtcctccctcctcctcatccctctctccctttgtgAAGAAGAGTTGTCCGTGTCAGGGAAGGCATCACTTCCCCTTTCACCAGTCGTCATGTAAGCTCTCCTGCCCTACTCCTCCACTGCATCACGCTCCCGGCTCCCCCGGCCACCTGAAAGAGGCCACACCCTCACCCAGGAGCGAATCACACAGTGAAGAGACACTGCCTAGCGATAGCGGGATTGGAACAGATAACAACAGCGTTTCTGAGCGAGGGGAGATTCGGGGCGCTCGAGGCATGCTTAGGTTGGGTCAGGGGTCAGGAGTGATGCTGGGAGCTCAAAGGCACCCTTCCTCTCTTATCGACCgtccctctcctgtctcctcacccCTGTCTCACATGCCCAGACATGCAAACCCCATCACCAACTCAGCATCTGTGGAGCGGCACCGAGACAGACACAGGCACAGGCGGAGGGATTACgactgttcctcctcctgtacTTGCATGTGCCCATGCCCGTGCCCAGGACACAACAAGTGCACTCATTCAGATTACTACCCTTGCCTTGGGCACAATGCACTGAAgcgacagaaaaataaacacaaaaagaagcaccagcagctgcacaTGCAGGATCCAGAGTTTCTGGCTGAGCTAGAAGACCTGATCAGTCAGTTCAGCGAGGTCCATATTGGACGGCGAGGTTGGGCGAGGACAGGACTGGGACAAGGCTTTGATGGGAGTGGGAACGCAGCTGGAGGAAGGCGccatcactcctcctcccaTTCGCACCGCTCCAACATCTTCAGGATCAATCTGAATGGCTTCTACTCACCTCACCCTTCACCTTACTCTGCTAATACCTCCTACTCCCCGCAGCCCTTCTACCCCTGCCAGGCTGTGCATTGTAACAGGAAGCCAGACCGCAGGCAATGTAGCTGCCCATCAAAGTTTCAGGAGACCATTGAAAATATGGGATTTTACAGCAGCTACCCCCCGGCCACAACACTTTACCACCACCTCCCCAGCTCCTACCCTCTTCCCTCCCCGCACCAGTATGCTCCCCATCAGTCCCATCATGCCCACTTTCTCCTCAACCCCGCCAGGTTCCACAGGCGGAGGAGCAGGTTGCTGAGGGAAGGAGCTTTGGGAGGAGATGTGGAGGGAGACATAGGTGGAGGAAGCAGTGGAGTAGGAGGCTCACACCTCAGCTCAGGGTTCACATCCAGCCTCTCGTGTGGCTGTGGGAGGagcgaacacaaacacaagcataaACACCGCCACAGGCACTGCGAGCAAGATATGGATGACGAGGAGGAGTTgcacgaggacgaggaggaagacgggatggagagagaggggttgGCCAGTTCAAAGTCAAGGTCAGGGTTCATTTTGGGccaaggagaaggaggaaggaaaggggCAAGAGGAATGGGGAGTATGCTGTCTAAAGAATCACCTTGGTTATGTGAGAACGGAAATGAGtccttctcctccactgctgccgccacgtcatcatcatcctcagcagagaggtacaaacacacatcccTCACATCGCTGGGGCTGGGCTCCTCTCACCTGTCGTCATTCGGTGGAGGCTGGGGCGGACTGGGCCAGAGCTGGACAAAATTTGGTGGCATGGGAGGGACAGGATTTGGGAACTCAAACCCCAGCTGGAGAAGCTTCACCGGGGAGCAACGCACAGGCCGAATGATTGCATCAGACGGAGAGGACGACGACGACGAGTCCGCTCAAGAGTCACAGTTGTATAGAACGTCGCCATCCCCAACGCACACCAACCTGTTCACAtctgctgccatggcaacagggggGAGGGGTCTGAGGAGCAGATTGGCCGGGAGGAATCCAGGAAGTGGAGACAGGTCATGGAGGAGAGATGAGCCAGcttggacagagaggagagaagcag GTTTACAAGGTGACTCGAGAAGCCTGGGGCTGCAGAAAAGTGTGCCAACGTCAGACAGTGTGgcagggaaaaacaaaaggaggccAGGGCGGCCCAGAAAGCACCCACTGCCCACCACCGTATCCTCCCCCGCGCACTcatctgcagctccctccatgTCATCGCCTGACCTCTTGCCAGGACACGGCCACAACAGAGATGGGAGAGAAgtgggagggagaaaagaggagagagggccAGAGAGAGATCGAGGAGGCGACACAGCGCAGCAGGTGACAGATTTTGAGCTGCAGgccaggaggaagagaggacggAAGAGAAAACATGGTGACTCTCCTTGTCATCAGAG CACTGTGTGCTAA